Within the Thiohalobacter sp. IOR34 genome, the region CGGGCTCGTCCTGTTGATCCTCTACATGGTCTTCATCGTCTACCGCCTGGGCAAGGACTCCAAGGCCGGCCGCTTCGGCATGTTCGTGCTCTTCCTCGGCCTGATGGTCGGTGTCCTGGGCTTTTCCATCAAGTT harbors:
- a CDS encoding DUF2788 domain-containing protein codes for the protein MITDQQLTEYGLPFGLVLLILYMVFIVYRLGKDSKAGRFGMFVLFLGLMVGVLGFSIKFVIKLFLQQNVG